The genomic stretch tgattttgttgaaatgacgtaaaagtatatgataattatttaattgtataggtttaaagggtaaaaacggaaaatcaaaccgaatcaggtacctgaaatctcaaatggtactctaggtagcatttcatttcaggtagcttatttggttaaataagctacttgccaaacgcttacaaaaaataaggtacctgaaattttggtcaaataagctactttgaccaaatcaggtacctgaaatgtcttgccaaacggagcctaaagAGGGAAAAATAGATGAGccatgtaattgtgggtttaatcgTGAGATGATATGTgaggtatgtaatgacattttgtgtaaatatgaaATGTGTAAAAGGACTATTTTGTAATATTGTGGGCCAAATAAagtatgttacctttggtgtggattGTCcgttttaggtaagtgttacATTTGGTGTGGATCAAAGggagtattaattaaaataaatgtattcgaataatgcaacaatcaacattaagttttAAGCTAgatcatttcacgatacgttatgttccaaataaattaatattttgttcaaaatgatgtgaatataatttgatgcatttttcaatttttgtataacgtGTGATGTTTATATATCAAACATTTATGGTCAAAGTTCAACTTATTGAATGTTTTGATTGTGTATGTCTTGCATATGCTATGTGTCAAACaacatatttataagaaatttTCACCTTTTGTTTTTAAATAACTATATATAAAATAGGGTTAATTGAGAAACAATACCAATATAATGACCGTTTTTTataatcagtaccaacataatcaataattagaaatctgaaccaaaatattaactttttcatAATTAGTACCAAAATATAACCACATCTTAACCTACTAGAAAAAGTACAAAAAATCATCATTCAAGTACAGATCTCCACTCGTTATCACATTATCTCAAATGTATTTTCATTAAGCTTTTCATAATTTTTTCAAATATGTCACTCGTTATCTCATTATCACTCGtctaatataatttttttcattatcacatcataaaaacttatctcttaatagttatctttaaattttgtttttagtaaataaaattactcttccaaatatatttttcttgatggatttaatggtctaaatattataactttctcaaaatgtttttcgTTAAGTAAATCTAACTCAGTGTGAGATAATCACTTTAATCAtctatacatatcaaaatatttcaataaatataatgaaagtATACTCGatttaaagcatttttcgcaattaatgtaatgttttacattttataatttttatcaaaacttttttttatataaattgaAAATTCATCGTtattgttatttgtaattttataCTACATTTATTAACTCTAATTAATACTTTGCTGAAATTTATGTAGCATttgttatgtttatatttaatgtccagctgtaattaatacttgtatttaatgctgggttgacacgtgccGCATCCCCAGCACTTCAacccagttatatatatatatactccctccattcaactccacactaacaCTATACCATTTTCATCCATTCAAATCCACACTACCACTTTCCTTATTTGGCAAATGATATTCCCATTTTATCCTAATTAAAACtcaatatttacaaaaaatgccaTTGTTGGCCCACACTAATTTTCCATCAAAACCCACCCTAACCCAATCCAACCCACTAATATTTCCCCTAACCCAATCCAACCCACTAATTACTCCCTCCAAAAAAATCTGAGGCCCACCCCCATGTACCCCAAAACCGTTCAAAAAATCCAATGCTTGAACTACCCACATTTACTCTATCCCCTCAACTACCCATTCCCTATTTACTCCCCTCTTCCAGATccttccccattaaccctaatctCCCTCAATCCTCTCCCTCTCTAATACACGCCGCCTCCaactttcttctctctaaactttcagaTCTGTGTTTCAACTTTCACAAATCTCTTCTTATCAGTCATTACTCTCAAATCTTCATCTTTTTTCATGATGAAAAAGCCACATGCAAATTGTTCCAAAGAGTGCTTGCAATGCGTTCTTGATTGGTACAGTTTTGGTTCATCAGATGATGAATTTGATGAATCGAAATCAGTCCTTAACTCACCTAATCCTAACCATAATGAGTCACCTCCTCCTAATTCACCTTCTCCTACAACTTGTGTCCCTGATTCTTTGAGTCCGGATGATTTAGGGACTCAAGTTGGGGAAACTGAGTTTGACGATCTTGGTTTCTGTGTTCCTTATACGCCTCGCCATGAAGAGAAACATGAGATTGAGGTCGGTGCTGTTGTTGATGATGTTTGTAGATCTCCGGTTGATGATGTTCGGCGATCTCCTCTGAGATCGCCTCTGAAACTTGTAATGGAGCCTCAATCACCAGCCTCAATTAAATATGATGCCATCGTCGCAAGATACACTGAACATATGAAGAATAAGAGGTTAAAGGTCGAAGAGACAGTCGACGTTCCTGTAAGATTTGTTGAGGAGTCAGTTGCCTTCAAAAACTATGAGAGGAGAATGCTTGCAAAATATTCTTCGAAGCCAAAATAGGGAGGTACTTGTCCCATTCTCttatatttgattttttttcgTTCATCTATTTTACTGCTGGTGCTGTGCTGTTAGGAATATGTTAGGATTTGATTTGGTATTGTGTTGATTTCATCGTATGCTTTTAGTAAAATGTTAggatttgatttcattttttatggTATGCTGTTAGTGGTAAAGTGAAGGGAGAATATTTTaatcttttttgctgctgaaattgtaatttgtttgatttgttttGGAGTGATGAATTTTGTTTCAACTGGTTTGAATTTTGCATGTATGTACTCGTTTCTGTATTTTTCATTTTCGACTGGTTTGAATTTTGCATTTATGTACTCGTTTCTGTATTGAAATCAGTGGGTTAAACATGATCAACCTTCATTTGTATTTATTCTGTTGATTTCTGTATTTTCTGACTGCTGCCAAGTTTTTCTTTCATTTCCCTATGTTGCCTGTTTCTACCTGTTGATTTCTGACTGTTGATTTCTGATGTTATGTTGCCTGTTTCTACCTAAGTGAAGTCCATTATGGACTGAGAGTTGGCTCAATGATATAAATACCTTACTGGTTTGAGAGCTAAAAAAATTTGAAACACTTGTTAATCCTAACTGGCCATAATTTGAAGTAGTAAAGCCACCACATGGTCTACCATTGAATGAGTGTGTGTGCTTGTCCATTTAAATGGTTTGAGAGCACTGTCTGTTGTTGCCTGGTTGATTACTGTTTTTTTATGGACATAGCATGGTCTACCTTCTATGGGTGTGTGTGTAGGAGGCATTACCACTTAACATAATTCAATGATGAGGCCTATTAGGCCTGAGAGTTATGTGGCTCAATGATGATGAAACCTTAATGGTTTGAGAGCACTTTAGATTTTATGCATTGACAGTACCATAGTGGCCATTTTGTTGTAGTTTTTAAGCCACCACATGGTCTATAAATGAATGTTGGGCTGTGTGTTAAACATGATCAACCTTCATTTGTGTGTGTAGGAAGGCTTAAGACTTGACACAACTCAATGACGAGGCCAATTAGGCCTGAGAGTTGATGTTTAATTTAACTTAAAACTAAAGTTAACTTAAAGCTTTGAACTAAACATTGCATTCTTCACATACATTTCAAAAGTTTCATTGCATTAGAACGTCTTGCATTACATTGTTCATAATTTGATTACATGTTAAACATATCTTAATATAAAAATGTTTATACTGTAAACAAATGTCATAAAAATTGGACATCctaattcattacttagatattcTAAACAACTATTCACATAACAttgtttgacctaattcattCCTAATTCACCCATCAAATACTCTAGGCCTTCTGTTTGACCTATCTCTTGTAAAAACCCAATACTTTCCCTGACCAGTTCTTCATTAACCTCCAAATTTCTTGGTAATATACCAAGGGCAGCAAGATGATCCTTACCCATGTGGGGAATTGCAAAGTCATTATGACCTTTAGCTTTCATTATCGCAACTATTACTGACTGAAGTGTTAGGAAAACCTTGTTGAGTTTTGTATGATCATAATCAACATATGCTTGCATGACTGAATTGACTAATTCATCAACTGATTTGGCTGCTTCTTTGGAGTGTAAGGATTGTAATGCTCTAAAATAACCAAGATCATTAACATTTAAATCTGGTGAGTTAGGAGGTTGAAAAATTAGCTGAATATTGAAACCTTCTGAATTTGCAACTGCCATGAATTCTGGGTCATTGTTCTTTATGTGAGGCCTTGCATTATCTTGTTGAATGTAAATGTTTTTACTTGCTCCTTCAGGCCACTTTGTCTTGATAGCTGGTATGACTTGTTCTATGATGCATTCTCTTGTTACTTGTTTTGTAATAGAATCAATAGGCTTTGTCTCCATTGTACCCCTTGGCCTGTTTCTACTTGACCTTCTTTCTTTGGTTCTTTGTTTTGTGAAAGGGAACATTCCAATTTTCCCATCAAATAACAACTCCCCATCCTACGAATAAATAGGTCTACATCGCACACATAAACATAACTTTTGTGATATACCTCTTGGATTGACAACTCCTATGTGGTAGCTCTTCCCCGTCAACCACATAAAATTTGTGACCATCATAAGAAATATAAAACCACTTCTCATCCATGTGGATTATATGGCACATTTCTAGAAATTTTATTTTTGTGATTGGCATTGCATTAAGATCTACAAAATCTGCTGCAACATGTTCAACTATTAAGCACTTCAAAGTATGTTTTAGCCTTTGGTACTTGTTTGCATCCGTGAGGTGAGGATGGAGTGGGCTTGAATGTGGTTTTAATAAACCTTGGCATACCCAAGAGTGGACTGTCCCAATACTTACTCCAGTATTTTTTGAGACTCTTCCATAGTGTCTCTTTGACCCCATTCCAATGTTTTTATATGTTCAACATCAGGTAGTAGTCTTTTCCTATTTTTGTTACCCATTCTTTTGCTCTTGACATCTAATGCTTGACCCACTTCCCTTGTTACTTTTGCAAGTTTCCAAATGTTTGAGATAGTTTTGTCTTTCACACCAAACCTGAGAGCAGCTGCCTTCATATCACCACGGGTGAACTTCCCTTGTTTCGATTGCTGAAGCAAATAGATTGCCACTTCATGCCTGGAATCTTCAGAGAGGCATTTGGCACCCATTGATTGAAGATTGTGTAATTTTTAgcttttggttttgtaatttATGGTTGAAGGACTGTAATTTTTttggagaaattttttttttcagactGTATTTGCTTCTCTGTTAGAGAAGCTGTAATATATTTGGTGTAAAAATTTGTGGTGAATGCAGTTTCAGTACTTAACTAAGACAGGTTTTATCCATATGCAAATTGTGAGTTGATGTTTTTGGGGGAAAAACTGAAAAAAACAGCTCATTTGGTGGGCTTTTTAAACACTTGTAATTTTTGGTGGGAAGTTTAATCCCTAATTGTATTGGTAATCCAATCTACTTTTCAACTAATAAAGCAGATTTTTCATAAActtattgtacttttattcattgttTATTTCCTTCTTAAAACTTGTGCAAATTAGATAGTGTTAGTATGGAGTTGAATGGACATTGTTTATTTCCTTCTTAAAACTTGTGCAAATTAGATAGtgttagtgtggagttgaatggagggagtataagatagtTGTTGATGTTAGTAAGAAGAGATAAGTGAAGGAAGTTAAGAGGTTTAGAAAAATCAGGCATAAAGAACTCATAGAAGTATGTCGGCTTTACTTGGGAGGACTTTAACATTTTACCGGAGCTGAAAAGAAAGTCTGAATGGTTCCATCAGCAAAAACACACGGGTCCGTCAAGAGAGTTCCGAGGATAGTCAGCCCGACAGAACAGCCACCAAGTAAATCAACAACACTCTAACAATCCAACAAGACATCGGCAACCACCACGTATAGATTTACATGATAATTATCAGCTAGTTAACCAGTCAATTAGTTGAAAAGTGGCAGTTAAGTGGTTGAAAAGCGGTGCCCGTAACTGGGTTCAAAATTCGTTAGCATCAAAACTGACAAGTGACAACCCATAGAAACAAGACTGACATAGTTTATTATGAGAAGCACTCGAGAATAGTCAGCCCGACAGCAGCAAATCAAGATATACACCACTCTGGTAAAATCTTACCAGAAAAGCAAGGAAATTAAGGGAAGCTAACATCAGATCCTAGCCCTGAAAGAATGGTCAATTATACACCCTATGCTAATTACACCCAAATCATCCCTTCGTCTTTTGTCTTTTGATCAGTAACTTGCACATCTCAAACATGGATGGAATACCACTCACTAACCTAACACAAACCCCATTCTCGCCTCTCAAGTGACGGACTGTGCTAAGAGAAGTGTATGCCACCAGCCACAGGCGACGTTTTTCGCCATCCGCCCTTCAATTTCTACTTCTGACGGAATATTGCGGTCTATCACATCGCCCAATCCAAGCTATAACATAGTAAAGGGGGTGTTAGTGTGGGTCAATGTCTATCTCATGCATGTGTGTGTGAGACGAGATTCACTTACCTGTCCATACTTATTCCAACCCCAGCAGTAGGCTTTTCCGTTCTCTACAGGTCAGACAAGGAATAAATATGAGCGAAAAAGCCACCATCAAGATATGTAATATGAATGCCTACcgaaatcacaaaaaaaaaagaccgtaaaattaagttgattatgcaCAGGGGCTAAGTGGTGAAATGGCCATGTTGAAATGTGCTCAATCATATAGCTCTATGAGACATCTTTGTTATATGAATGTGTCTCATGTCGAGTGCACTGGTTTTCGTTGTACTTTCATCTTGTTTGGTTTTTTCCGgcagttgtttttttttttttttttttttgctcttggTGAGGTACCTTGACACCTTGTTGGTACTTCAGAAGCTACGTGCCTACGTCTTGGCAGCCCAAAAACACTACAAACCCCTAACCTATCCAAGACACTCACATGTTTCAAAGTGCAATTAGATAGTAAATATATTTCACATCAAAAACTATAAGACCAAAAGCTCATATAAGTGGGCCACACTTTGACCGACTGGATAAGTCGATATATTTGACACAGCCTGCATGTTGAGCCCAACTTTGCTGTCTTGGTACGGGGCACCCGCAATCATTTACAGGCTAACCAGAATAACTGAAGTATCAGCAAATTCTCAGTACTCTCTACTCCGTACTGTGAACTATGTAAGTAAACTGATACGAAGGTGTGTGTGTATAGTGTACGGAGTACTATACTACTATATAGTCCCTTACTAAGTAATTCTAGAATACTGAATTGTATCCATTTTACGAAGTATAACTTTAAAACATAACTGGACATCACTTTGATTGATACCTGTAACAATGGCAGTGTGACGAGCACCACAAGATATTATCTTCGCATTAACGTCTTCTATACTTGGTGCATCCAATAGTCTTGGGAGAGTCTGAAATAAAAATATTGTTATTAAAATTACTCGCATAAAACACAACCTTCTTCATGATTACACCGAACATGCAAACGGAGGCCATTCAAAGATTCCCATAACAGAAACAGATACATTCCATATATGGATGCTAAAAGTGTACACCAAGAAACTTGCCCACCAATGAAACTCATAAAACCTATTTGCTTGGACTATTCCATTTTAAGCGTATCCTCATCATATCCGTGTCCAACATGATACTCAAAGATATGGCGTAAACATTCTACTCGACAATTATCTATACGACACTAATAAAGGATGTAGGTTGCATAACAACTGTAGAAGAAAATGAGTGGTAACGAAGCATATTTATGATAATTGACAATGGGAAGGCTTATGTATCAAGAGTCCCTCAATTTCACTTTAAAAGGTACATAATTCATAATCAATTTTTTGTTTTGACGACATTTCTCAGTACCCATATTATACTCATTTTAGGATATGATCTCAATATCTCAGAATTTAAGATACGTGCTTCTGATACCCATATTGAACCATCTCAATGTCTCAAGATTTGAGACATGGGAGTGTTAGACACTTTGATTTGTGCTTCTCATACCCAGATGAGTACGAGTAAAATAGcgtcgaaaaaaaaaacgaacttTAACAAGGATGTACCTCAGCCTGATCAGAACCAGTTCCTAGCTGTCCAAACTGATTACCTCCGAAAGCATACACGTCACCATCGGCAGATATGCAGACACTATGCCATAAGCCAGCTGCAACTGCCTCAATTCGAATACCGAGCAAAGAGGATACACAAGCTGGGCTTAGTACGTCATCAGTCGTTCCTTGTCCACACTGCAACAAGTTACATTCACAATTTGTCACGACCACACATAAGAGTTAAATTGTTCCATTGACTTCTAACTAGATGCAGAAAGAATAATTGTGAGTAAAAGAAGGGAAGAATCATCTGATCCTTGCTATAGTGTCTTCATCTTGAACATCTACTTTCCTTTTAAATCTCCACCTTTTCAACTAACCTACAGATCCACACCAGACAAGTTCATGCAACGGTAAACAGAAGATAAATGAGTATATTCTTAGACGTTGGATCCAAGGATAGTCTCAACTTTAGTTAATGAATTAAAATGTTGAGAATAAGGGGTTAAATTCTAGGCCAAGGTGCTCTTGCATTCCTAAATAGTAACAGTCCATGGACTCCATGCTTCTCTATGCACAACATATATTAACCTCTGAATCGTACATAGGTGCTCTGTCTTTGCTTCATTCATTTTAGttagttataaataatataatgACTAGTGAAAGTTCCTTGCACAATTGCAAGCCTAATTTAGAAGCCAAGTAGGGACAGTCATCATATAATTTGTGTTAGAGTTTCATCAACAATACTCAAGGGGAGGAAAAAGCTTCCCGGACATCTAACATATGTAGACAAGGTGAGAAGACCTCTCCACATAACATAAATATGTAAAGAAGGCAGGGAAAACCTCCTCATAACACAAATGAAGCAGCAACACAAAACCCTCAAAAATATCTTCCAAAAAGGAATATAGAGAAAAGCGAGTGACATCCAAGCTTTTACAGTGTTACCCTTGTCTGGACACAAAGAGGAAGAAGGGAGGGGGGCGGAAACATAGCAATGTCATTTCCTCCCAAATTCTTCGTATGTTGGAGAGTTTTGATTTGCTCAATATGAACTATTAAGAAATTAAGGGATCCATTTTTCCACCCCTCCGTTTTCCAACATCTCAATTTTGTTAACACAAGAAAGGAACTATTCCCCTACCCATCCCTCCAAATTTTCCCGTCCAAACAAAGAGTTAAGTTAAAAATCACCTTCTGTAAATCAAGGCAACATAAGAAGAAGCTATCATTTACCATAACTATCATTACCTAGTGTCTCCAAATAGGCTCCGGCTCAGGCAGAATAAGCCGAGCGTACCACAGCAAACATAACAAACAAAAGTGAGTACAAACAGAATGCGTAACCATCATCTCTGTACCTGTCCATATAATCCCCATCCAAAAGCAAGAAGTGCTCCAGCATCTGACAATATAAcaacaaaaattagaaaaaacatCCTTCAGGCTAAGGCTAAGGCCAAGGCTATAATTACTTAGTGTTAGCAACTAAACTATGGACAGTGTTTTACAAGATTAGGGAAGGGAGGGAAAAGGAGGAGGACAAATTCCCTTGTTTGGTCAGGGAATTGGAGAGGGACTTGGAAGGAGGGAGATGGAGAAATCAATTGTCTTTCGTAcaagcaaaatcaaaatccattCAAATGTAAGAAAGACTCCGGAAAAAAAATGACCCCTTCTTCCCCCTCTCTCCTTAAGAAGTCAATATGTATCCAAACAGACGATCCTTGtttgaaaaggaaaaggaaaagggaagAGGGTGCACAAACATCTGAAGGACTAGTGATGAATCAACAGGAAGATAATTATTATGGTATGATCATTTTCGACATTGAAACACCTAAGAAACATGAAAACACTTGTGGTGGTTTATTACTGATAGTCATTACTCACCTGTAATAACTGCACTGTGCCTGCCTCCACAGGCAATACCCTTGATGTAGTTCCCGGGAACTTTGAATCCATGGCCTTCTGAGCTTAAGCTAGCCTGAGGGAAGCTCGAGTGTCTATCTCTCCTATGAGAAGACTCTATACATGGTACCGGATGCGGAGATGACACCATACGTATCCTTGACCCCAGACCTAGTTGCCCTTCTCCTCCATAGCCCCAGCCCCACACTTGTCCTATATCTAAGCTTCAGGAAAAATAGAACCCATCAGCAACCCTTCATATAGCATATGTTAAACATGCACTATTTTAATAGGGGTGAGCAAGTTTAGGTCCAGACCAATAAAATGGACAGGACCGGACCATTCGGTCTAGACCGAACCCATACCGAATTCTTTTAGGTCCGGTCCTTATTTTTTGAAGtttcggtcttcggtccggtccggtccaagaccggttATTACACGTCAGGACCGAATGGACCGAATATATGACTTTGACGTCTATCTATGGAATCTTTGTAAGCGAATCGAATATTTTACGCTAAAATCTCACTATAAACTCAATTATAGCTATTATTTAAATTAAACAATAGTTCAAATACCTATTATATTTGATTTGATGAATTTAAAATTCAATAATCATATACTAAATAGCGACAAATCGTACTTTTCGGTCAAAAACCGGACAGGAACAAAAATTTTGGGTTTGGTCCGGCCGAGGACCGAAACTTTTAGGCCCAGTCTTCGCTccactaaatttttttttttttggtcttcggtccggtcttGTTTTGGACCGATACTATTTAATCTATAGAGCTGAATGTGAGACAAAAAATCTACAATTGACACAATACATTCCATACAATGACACTCTACATTACATCCTACTTAAAAAACTCAAGAGTTAGTTTGTCTTCTACACGTTACAAAAATGCAGCGTTCCAATATATGATCTTGACTGAGAGGCACAGCATTTCCATAGAATAGCACACAATACAGTCCGCCTCACATGTCAGAGGATATGTTACTCCGACTCAGCTGGAAGTGCTGTACATGGTGAAGAGAGTCGGATACGGTTATTTTATGCGAAGTTTTCAAATTTTTGATCCATGATGAAGTGTCGTGTCATGTTTAAGAGTCAGACTTGAGACATTCAACCAAAGTGAATAGTCGGAGACTCGGAGTAATAAGGGTCACAAGAACACTAGTATTTCATTTTTTCCCTTATTCAAATTGATAAAGCTCCTCATAAGTCAATGACGTGGTCTCGTGACATGGACATAGATGGAAGGTCAAACCCACAACGCTAAAGCCAACATAATTACCTGATAATGCTAAGG from Silene latifolia isolate original U9 population chromosome 2, ASM4854445v1, whole genome shotgun sequence encodes the following:
- the LOC141643085 gene encoding ultraviolet-B receptor UVR8, with amino-acid sequence MNGVGVGEEEGAKMEIDMVGEVEERENEVYMWGYLPGALPQRTPIQSPLSIKLPPSIGKWRDVCGGGCGFAMAISDTGKLITWGSTDDLGQSYVTSGKHGETPEPFPLPTEVSIVKAAAGWAHCVSVTDKAEVYTWGWKECVPSGKVFGDSSPAGSLEKDPPEKQCTLYTEQVSPRFQGSKNACGSEIGTEGKGSGEETAKRRRVSSAKTTAESSTTTEEPLSALPCLVTLSPGVRISAVAAGGRHTLALSDIGQVWGWGYGGEGQLGLGSRIRMVSSPHPVPCIESSHRRDRHSSFPQASLSSEGHGFKVPGNYIKGIACGGRHSAVITDAGALLAFGWGLYGQCGQGTTDDVLSPACVSSLLGIRIEAVAAGLWHSVCISADGDVYAFGGNQFGQLGTGSDQAETLPRLLDAPSIEDVNAKIISCGARHTAIVTENGKAYCWGWNKYGQLGLGDVIDRNIPSEVEIEGRMAKNVACGWWHTLLLAQSVT